One Synechococcus sp. PROS-9-1 DNA window includes the following coding sequences:
- a CDS encoding OsmC family protein, whose product MTAIQCRYTGDLHCTAQHGPSGTVLKTDAPTDHDGLGESFSPTDLLASALGTCILTIMGIAARRRGWDLVDANVIVEKTMTSEGPRRIESLQAQISLPVALSQEQKALLKRVANDCPVKRNLDASITIDLIWSDASPKAL is encoded by the coding sequence ATGACAGCGATTCAATGCCGATACACCGGTGACTTGCACTGCACGGCTCAGCACGGTCCCTCGGGCACCGTCCTTAAGACCGATGCACCAACTGATCATGATGGCCTTGGCGAAAGCTTTTCGCCGACTGACCTACTGGCGTCAGCCCTTGGGACGTGCATTTTGACGATCATGGGGATCGCCGCACGGCGTCGCGGCTGGGACCTCGTTGACGCCAACGTCATCGTTGAAAAAACAATGACAAGCGAGGGACCGCGCCGCATTGAAAGCCTTCAAGCTCAGATCAGCCTCCCTGTTGCCCTTAGCCAGGAACAAAAGGCCTTGTTGAAGCGGGTCGCGAATGATTGCCCCGTGAAACGAAACCTCGACGCTTCAATCACGATTGACTTGATCTGGAGCGACGCAAGTCCTAAGGCTCTCTAG
- a CDS encoding hemagglutinin produces the protein MRLQFIPIHVFRETPSVTFFDAGVSGTNGTDVVVHRGAATSPPDANGFQQYYVHQHQVDHNLVLEGQRTFVLLNPAWDQSHHVIHLIREMGALQIPVGTYHRSISGETGSIVLNQSLRDSQFDFKTDFIPVSLEVREDLRQAQASVPWIWSWKDGNICRTH, from the coding sequence ATGAGACTCCAATTCATACCGATTCACGTCTTTCGCGAAACACCGTCTGTCACCTTTTTCGATGCAGGTGTGTCTGGCACCAATGGAACCGATGTTGTTGTTCACCGGGGTGCAGCGACGTCACCACCCGATGCGAATGGATTTCAGCAGTACTACGTCCACCAGCATCAAGTGGATCACAATTTGGTGCTTGAGGGACAGCGCACTTTCGTTCTGTTGAACCCTGCTTGGGATCAGTCCCATCACGTCATTCATTTGATCCGGGAGATGGGTGCGCTTCAGATTCCTGTAGGCACCTATCACCGCTCAATATCTGGTGAAACGGGGAGCATCGTGTTGAACCAATCTCTGCGCGATTCCCAGTTTGATTTCAAGACCGATTTCATTCCCGTGAGCTTGGAGGTTCGAGAAGATCTCCGTCAGGCACAAGCCTCTGTTCCATGGATATGGAGTTGGAAAGACGGCAACATTTGCCGTACTCACTGA
- the psbA gene encoding photosystem II q(b) protein, which translates to MTTTIQQRSGANGWQQFCEWVTSTNNRLYVGWFGVLMIPTLLAATTCFIVAFIAAPPVDIDGIREPVAGSLMYGNNIISGAVVPSSNAIGLHFYPIWEAASLDEWLYNGGPFQLVVFHFLIGIYAYMGREWELSYRLGMRPWICVAYSAPVAAASAVFLVYPFGQGSFSDAMPLGISGTFNYMLVFQAEHNILMHPFHMLGVAGVFGGSLFSAMHGSLVTSSLVRETTETESQNYGYKFGQEEETYNIVAAHGYFGRLIFQYASFNNSRSLHFFLAAWPVVGIWFTALGVSTMAFNLNGFNFNQSILDGQGRVLNTWADVLNRAGLGMEVMHERNAHNFPLDLAAAESTPVALQAPAIG; encoded by the coding sequence ATGACTACCACCATCCAGCAGCGCTCCGGCGCTAACGGCTGGCAGCAGTTCTGTGAGTGGGTCACCTCCACCAACAACCGTCTTTATGTCGGTTGGTTCGGTGTTCTGATGATCCCCACACTGCTTGCCGCTACCACTTGCTTCATCGTTGCTTTTATCGCCGCACCTCCGGTTGATATCGACGGCATCCGCGAGCCTGTTGCAGGTTCACTGATGTATGGCAACAACATCATCTCTGGTGCTGTTGTTCCTTCCAGCAACGCTATTGGCTTGCACTTCTACCCAATCTGGGAAGCTGCCTCACTCGACGAGTGGCTCTACAACGGCGGTCCTTTCCAACTGGTTGTTTTCCACTTCCTGATCGGCATCTACGCCTATATGGGACGTGAGTGGGAACTTTCCTACCGCTTGGGCATGCGCCCTTGGATCTGTGTTGCATACAGCGCACCTGTTGCTGCTGCATCTGCAGTGTTCCTGGTCTACCCCTTCGGTCAGGGTTCGTTCTCTGACGCCATGCCTTTGGGCATCTCTGGAACCTTCAACTACATGTTGGTCTTCCAGGCTGAGCACAACATCCTGATGCACCCCTTCCACATGCTTGGAGTGGCTGGTGTCTTCGGTGGTTCACTGTTCTCCGCCATGCACGGTTCATTGGTGACCTCCTCCTTGGTTCGTGAAACAACCGAGACCGAGTCCCAGAACTACGGCTATAAGTTCGGCCAAGAAGAAGAGACGTACAACATCGTGGCTGCTCACGGCTACTTCGGTCGCCTGATCTTCCAATACGCCTCCTTCAACAACAGCCGTAGCCTTCACTTCTTCCTTGCAGCCTGGCCTGTTGTCGGCATCTGGTTCACCGCTCTTGGCGTGTCAACCATGGCCTTCAACTTGAACGGCTTCAACTTCAACCAGTCGATCCTTGATGGTCAGGGCCGCGTCCTGAACACCTGGGCCGATGTTCTTAACAGAGCTGGACTTGGCATGGAAGTGATGCACGAGCGCAACGCTCATAACTTCCCTCTCGACCTGGCTGCTGCTGAGTCCACACCTGTGGCTCTTCAGGCACCTGCAATCGGTTGA
- a CDS encoding photosystem II high light acclimation radical SAM protein has product MSNAAPIKTSRAAGERVLFVRLPCNPIFPIGPIYLADHLHKCFPDLPQRILDLAALPVLDVEGVLLNVVDQFRPTLLVFSWRDIQIYAPVDGRGGNPLQNSFEVFYARNPLKRIKGALGGLRLMTSHYGELHRNQKLVRHGLKRARRHRPEARAVLGGGAVSVFYEQLGRSLPKGTIISIGEGEPLLEKLLAQQPLDGERCFVVGEAPRPGLIHEQPESRPKTACDYNYIASIWPQLDWYLEGGDFYVGVQTKRGCPHNCCYCVYTVVEGKQVLVNPVQEVVAEMRQLYDRGVRGFWFTDAQFIPARKYIEDAKELLRAIKAEGLTGIRWAAYIRADNLDPELAQLMVETGMSYFEIGITSGSQELVRKMRMGYNLRTVLDSCRMLAEAGFRDHVSVNYSFNVIDERPETIRQTVAYHRELEAIFGEDRVEPAIFFIGLQPHTHLEQYGFDQGLIKPGYNPMSMMPWTARKLLWNPEPMGSTFGRVCLEAFDRDPSRFGKTVMELLERDYGVAPLDQALRAPVQGRAALANAVS; this is encoded by the coding sequence ATGAGCAACGCAGCGCCGATAAAGACTTCAAGGGCAGCAGGCGAAAGGGTCCTGTTTGTGCGTTTGCCCTGCAATCCGATTTTTCCGATTGGCCCGATTTATTTGGCTGATCACCTGCACAAGTGTTTCCCGGATTTGCCTCAGCGCATTCTTGATTTGGCAGCCCTGCCGGTTCTTGATGTAGAGGGTGTTCTGCTCAACGTGGTGGATCAGTTTCGACCCACGCTGCTGGTGTTCTCCTGGAGAGACATTCAGATCTATGCACCTGTGGATGGCAGGGGTGGGAACCCCCTTCAAAACTCATTTGAAGTTTTCTACGCACGCAACCCTTTGAAGCGCATCAAAGGGGCCTTGGGTGGATTGCGCTTAATGACTAGTCATTACGGCGAGCTTCATCGCAATCAGAAGTTGGTGCGCCATGGTTTGAAAAGGGCGCGTCGCCATCGTCCCGAGGCGCGAGCTGTTCTTGGTGGAGGCGCGGTCAGCGTTTTCTATGAACAGCTGGGCCGGTCCTTGCCCAAGGGCACCATCATTTCAATCGGTGAGGGTGAACCGCTTCTAGAAAAGCTCCTGGCTCAACAACCGCTTGATGGAGAGCGATGTTTTGTTGTGGGAGAGGCACCTCGTCCGGGTTTGATTCACGAGCAACCCGAGAGCAGGCCCAAAACCGCCTGCGATTACAACTACATCGCTTCCATCTGGCCACAGCTGGATTGGTACTTGGAGGGCGGAGACTTTTACGTTGGCGTTCAAACCAAACGAGGCTGTCCCCACAACTGTTGCTATTGCGTTTACACCGTTGTGGAAGGCAAGCAAGTGCTGGTGAATCCTGTGCAGGAAGTTGTCGCCGAAATGCGTCAGCTTTACGACCGTGGAGTGCGTGGCTTCTGGTTTACCGATGCTCAGTTCATCCCCGCTCGCAAATACATCGAGGATGCCAAAGAGCTGTTGCGTGCCATTAAGGCTGAAGGTTTAACGGGGATTCGTTGGGCGGCCTACATCCGAGCCGACAACTTGGATCCTGAGTTGGCTCAGTTGATGGTTGAGACGGGCATGAGTTATTTCGAAATTGGTATTACCTCAGGGTCCCAGGAGCTCGTGCGCAAGATGCGCATGGGGTACAACTTGCGCACTGTTTTGGATAGTTGCCGGATGCTGGCCGAGGCGGGCTTCCGCGATCACGTGTCGGTGAATTACTCCTTCAACGTGATTGATGAACGGCCGGAAACGATTCGGCAAACCGTGGCGTATCACCGTGAACTTGAAGCGATTTTTGGTGAAGATCGAGTTGAGCCTGCCATTTTCTTTATCGGCTTGCAGCCGCATACGCATCTAGAGCAATACGGCTTCGATCAAGGCCTCATCAAGCCTGGCTACAACCCGATGAGCATGATGCCTTGGACGGCACGCAAGCTCCTCTGGAATCCTGAGCCGATGGGCAGCACGTTCGGCAGGGTTTGCCTTGAAGCGTTTGATCGTGATCCCAGTCGTTTTGGCAAAACGGTGATGGAGCTTCTTGAGAGGGATTACGGAGTTGCGCCCCTCGATCAAGCTCTGCGTGCTCCTGTTCAGGGACGCGCCGCTTTGGCCAATGCCGTCAGCTGA
- a CDS encoding CPBP family intramembrane glutamic endopeptidase: MTTSWFTLKPRWIPTVTLIPVLYAVGWLVLQPISLMVPGREIPSQDLIGTGISVLLFLLILPKWTRTRWETRHPWRQLGLKAAAHGPSSSRSFLIGLGWAAVLLLIICVISLGGQWGQWLGDFSADKLINALLLCFGVGLIEELVFRGWLLGELNLLIGAKRAVPAQAVIFSLAHTRFDLGFWPMLGLLIGLFLLGMALATRRRLDGGSLWGCVGLHGGLVGGWFALQSGLIQWSPESPFWLTGPGDNPLGGMVGIICFAALLSFQLTALAKAARP; the protein is encoded by the coding sequence TTGACGACGTCCTGGTTCACGCTGAAACCACGCTGGATCCCCACCGTCACTCTCATTCCTGTCCTCTACGCCGTGGGTTGGTTGGTGTTGCAACCCATCAGCCTGATGGTCCCTGGACGAGAGATTCCTTCTCAAGACTTGATCGGCACAGGAATCAGTGTGTTGCTGTTTTTGCTGATCCTGCCCAAATGGACGCGCACCCGCTGGGAAACGCGCCATCCATGGCGACAGCTTGGACTCAAGGCGGCAGCCCATGGGCCGAGTAGCAGCCGTTCTTTTCTGATTGGCCTGGGATGGGCCGCCGTTTTGTTACTGATCATTTGTGTGATCAGCTTGGGAGGTCAGTGGGGGCAATGGCTTGGCGATTTCAGTGCTGACAAACTGATCAACGCCCTTCTCCTCTGCTTTGGCGTTGGCCTGATCGAAGAGCTGGTATTTAGGGGCTGGCTTTTGGGCGAGCTGAATCTGCTGATAGGGGCGAAGCGAGCGGTCCCCGCTCAAGCAGTGATTTTCAGCCTGGCGCACACCCGATTCGATTTGGGATTTTGGCCGATGCTGGGCCTATTGATAGGCCTGTTTTTACTGGGAATGGCCCTTGCAACACGCCGGCGACTCGACGGCGGCTCACTGTGGGGATGCGTCGGGCTGCATGGTGGATTGGTTGGCGGCTGGTTTGCGCTCCAGTCCGGCTTAATTCAGTGGTCCCCAGAATCTCCGTTTTGGCTGACAGGCCCTGGAGACAATCCACTAGGAGGCATGGTGGGAATCATCTGCTTCGCTGCATTACTCAGCTTTCAGCTGACGGCATTGGCCAAAGCGGCGCGTCCCTGA
- the clpS gene encoding ATP-dependent Clp protease adapter ClpS → MVDTPSRSPGGAAVLDKQTERVRKTSPRYKVLLHNDPVNSMEYVVVTLQQVVPQLSEQDAMAVMLETHNTGVGLVIVCDIEPAEFYCETLKNKGLTSTIEPES, encoded by the coding sequence ATGGTGGATACACCCAGCCGTAGCCCCGGTGGGGCTGCGGTTCTTGACAAGCAAACCGAGCGGGTGCGCAAGACATCGCCCCGCTACAAGGTTTTGCTTCACAACGACCCTGTTAACAGCATGGAGTACGTCGTCGTCACGCTTCAGCAGGTGGTTCCCCAGCTCAGTGAGCAAGACGCGATGGCCGTGATGCTGGAAACCCACAACACGGGGGTAGGCCTGGTGATCGTTTGCGACATTGAACCCGCAGAGTTCTACTGCGAAACCTTGAAGAACAAGGGTCTGACCAGCACCATCGAACCAGAAAGCTGA
- a CDS encoding LL-diaminopimelate aminotransferase produces MVKVNGNYLKLKAGYLFPEIGRRVKAFSSANPEAQLIRLGIGDVTEPLPQACRDAMKSAIDEMGTAEGFHGYGPEQGYGWLREAIARDDFQARGCEISAEEIFVSDGSKCDSSNILDILGSGNRIAVTDPVYPVYVDSNVMAGRTGESGDDGRYGGLTYLPISADNGFAAQIPSEPVDLIYLCYPNNPTGAVATKAQLKEWVDYARANKALILFDAAYEAFIQDPDLPHSIYEIEGARDCAIEFRSFSKNAGFTGTRCALTVVPKGLKGKADDGSEVELWGLWNRRQSTKFNGVSYIIQRGAEAVYSDAGQQEVKALVSFYMENAAIIRRELSAAGIEVHGGEHAPYVWLKTPSGMDSWSFFDHLLQKANVVGTPGSGFGAAGEGYFRLSAFNSRRNVDEAMARIRNL; encoded by the coding sequence GTGGTCAAGGTCAACGGCAATTACCTGAAACTCAAAGCGGGTTATCTGTTCCCTGAGATTGGCCGCAGGGTGAAGGCCTTCAGCAGCGCAAACCCCGAGGCCCAGCTGATTCGTCTCGGCATCGGAGACGTCACAGAGCCGCTACCGCAGGCCTGCCGTGACGCGATGAAATCAGCCATCGACGAGATGGGCACAGCAGAAGGATTCCACGGCTATGGGCCAGAACAGGGCTATGGCTGGCTTCGCGAGGCGATTGCCCGCGATGACTTCCAAGCCAGGGGTTGTGAGATCAGCGCCGAGGAGATCTTTGTCTCGGATGGCTCCAAATGCGACAGCAGCAATATTCTCGACATCCTTGGGAGTGGCAATCGCATTGCAGTGACCGATCCGGTATATCCGGTTTACGTCGACAGCAATGTGATGGCTGGCCGCACAGGCGAGTCTGGCGATGACGGTCGTTATGGCGGCCTCACCTACCTGCCGATCAGCGCCGACAACGGGTTTGCAGCGCAGATTCCCAGTGAACCTGTTGACCTGATCTACCTCTGCTATCCCAACAACCCCACCGGCGCTGTCGCGACGAAGGCGCAACTCAAGGAATGGGTGGACTACGCCCGTGCCAACAAGGCCTTGATCCTGTTTGATGCCGCGTACGAAGCGTTCATCCAAGATCCCGATCTGCCCCATTCCATCTATGAAATCGAGGGCGCTCGCGACTGTGCGATCGAATTCCGCTCCTTCTCCAAAAACGCCGGATTCACAGGCACCCGCTGCGCCTTAACCGTTGTTCCCAAAGGGCTCAAGGGCAAAGCCGACGATGGTTCAGAGGTGGAGCTTTGGGGGCTTTGGAACCGTCGGCAGAGCACCAAGTTCAATGGTGTGAGCTACATCATTCAGCGCGGCGCAGAAGCGGTGTATTCCGATGCAGGGCAACAAGAAGTGAAGGCGCTCGTGAGCTTCTACATGGAGAACGCTGCCATCATCCGGCGCGAGCTCAGCGCTGCAGGCATCGAAGTGCATGGAGGTGAGCACGCCCCCTACGTATGGCTGAAAACACCCTCAGGAATGGACTCCTGGAGCTTCTTTGATCACCTCCTTCAGAAAGCCAACGTGGTGGGGACCCCAGGGAGTGGCTTCGGTGCTGCAGGAGAGGGCTATTTCCGCCTTTCCGCTTTCAACAGCCGTCGCAATGTGGACGAAGCCATGGCCCGCATTCGCAACTTATGA
- a CDS encoding TIGR03960 family B12-binding radical SAM protein: MGHELGVEPRDWEAARVRWALTYPEIYEVGSSNLGHIILYSILNAVPGQLCDRAYLPAADLSERLKERNQALFAVESRRPLPAFDILGFSLSYELGATNILAMLDLAKVPLYAAERGDLPLSHPESPPLIFAGGPTATSNPEPYAAFFDFIALGDGEELLPEIGLVVAEAKAAGWTRTDLLRDLAVVPGVYVPSLYGPDQQGISVEPLEAGLPARLLRRVATPMPHYAMGLVPHVETVHDRLTVEIRRGCTRGCRFCQPGMLTRPARDVEPEAVIEAIETGMQRTGYSDFSLLSLSCSDYLALPAVGVELRNRLADRNVTLQLPSQRVDRFDDDIAHILGGSRQSGLTFAPEAGTQRLRDIVNKGLTDADLVDGIRTAMQNGFRKVKLYFMIGLPGETDADVLGIAETCRMLLDRCRDLGRLSLNITISNFTPKPHTPFQWHSVSTEEFLRRQQLLREAGKRLRGVRFNFTDVRLSAMEDFVGRGDRSLAPVIEAAWRAGAGMDAWFEALDRTYEAWTGAIAAAGLEGRYRALELGGWGRANALSEEGLDAFCSQPLPWDHIDTGIDKRWLAEDLKRALEAAVVPDCSFEGCSSCGVCGPDLGHNVVIPPPEIPVQKPRQAPPSDRVCRIRFRFSKTGAMALLSHLDLVRLFERALRRAELPISFTGGFHPLPRLQLALALPLGVQGQGEWMDLEFIEQVEAPDVLKRWQQTLPPGLLLMEAYEVPVFGQSLSQQLEAARWSFELKPQAEDPAISFEQWKQVVDDLLSRDTLVWDDTDKKGRPRQRDCRPALETLEIVAPVDEAVDEAAESGVTLECFAQIDDQGRSLKPAQLQHWLSEALEQPLHLHNVRRLELRLVRC, encoded by the coding sequence ATGGGCCATGAATTGGGGGTTGAGCCACGGGATTGGGAGGCGGCGCGTGTGCGCTGGGCTCTGACCTATCCCGAGATTTACGAGGTGGGCTCCAGCAACCTCGGCCACATCATTCTTTATTCCATCCTTAATGCTGTTCCTGGTCAGCTGTGTGATCGGGCCTACCTCCCGGCAGCGGATCTTTCAGAGAGGCTGAAAGAGCGGAATCAAGCCTTGTTTGCTGTGGAGAGCAGGAGGCCGCTCCCCGCCTTTGACATCCTGGGCTTCAGCCTCAGCTATGAGCTGGGTGCGACCAATATTCTCGCCATGTTGGATTTGGCGAAGGTGCCGCTTTATGCGGCAGAGAGAGGAGATTTGCCCCTCTCTCACCCTGAGTCTCCTCCGCTGATTTTTGCTGGTGGTCCCACTGCCACCAGCAACCCTGAGCCTTACGCAGCTTTTTTTGACTTCATTGCTTTAGGCGATGGGGAGGAGCTTCTCCCTGAGATTGGATTGGTGGTGGCAGAAGCCAAAGCTGCGGGCTGGACTCGAACGGACTTGCTTCGTGATCTGGCTGTTGTCCCAGGGGTTTATGTGCCGTCTCTCTACGGACCTGATCAGCAAGGGATCAGCGTGGAGCCGCTGGAGGCTGGTCTTCCCGCCCGACTGTTGAGGCGTGTTGCTACGCCCATGCCCCATTACGCGATGGGACTCGTTCCCCATGTGGAGACCGTGCATGACCGATTGACGGTGGAAATTCGTCGTGGTTGCACCCGAGGCTGTCGTTTTTGTCAGCCGGGAATGCTGACGAGACCAGCGAGGGACGTGGAGCCTGAGGCCGTGATTGAGGCGATTGAAACGGGAATGCAGCGAACGGGTTACAGCGACTTTTCTTTGCTGTCGTTGAGCTGCAGCGATTACCTGGCGTTGCCCGCTGTGGGGGTAGAGCTTCGTAATCGTCTCGCTGATCGCAATGTCACGCTTCAGTTGCCCAGTCAGCGGGTGGATCGTTTTGATGACGACATCGCTCACATCCTTGGGGGCTCCCGCCAGTCGGGCCTGACGTTTGCACCGGAAGCCGGCACCCAACGGCTGAGAGACATCGTGAACAAAGGGCTCACGGATGCAGATCTTGTGGATGGAATCCGCACGGCAATGCAAAACGGCTTCCGCAAGGTGAAGCTCTATTTCATGATCGGGCTGCCGGGTGAGACCGATGCCGATGTGCTCGGCATTGCCGAGACCTGTCGGATGTTGCTCGATCGCTGCCGCGATTTGGGTCGCCTCAGTCTCAACATCACCATCAGCAATTTCACCCCGAAGCCGCATACGCCGTTTCAGTGGCATAGCGTTTCGACTGAGGAGTTTCTAAGGCGTCAGCAGTTGCTGAGGGAAGCCGGAAAGCGCCTCCGCGGAGTGCGCTTCAACTTCACGGATGTGAGGCTTTCCGCTATGGAGGACTTCGTCGGTCGCGGAGACAGGAGCTTGGCGCCTGTTATCGAAGCCGCCTGGCGTGCGGGTGCAGGAATGGATGCATGGTTTGAGGCCCTCGATCGCACCTATGAGGCTTGGACGGGCGCTATTGCAGCAGCAGGCCTTGAGGGCCGCTATCGGGCCCTTGAGCTCGGCGGCTGGGGACGTGCGAATGCGCTCAGCGAGGAAGGGTTGGATGCGTTTTGTTCTCAGCCGCTGCCTTGGGACCACATCGACACCGGGATTGATAAGCGCTGGTTGGCAGAAGATCTCAAGCGAGCTCTTGAAGCGGCTGTTGTGCCGGATTGTTCGTTCGAAGGATGTAGCAGTTGTGGGGTGTGTGGCCCGGATCTAGGCCACAACGTTGTGATTCCCCCTCCTGAGATCCCTGTTCAGAAACCAAGGCAGGCTCCGCCCAGCGATCGGGTGTGCAGGATCAGGTTTCGTTTCAGCAAAACAGGCGCGATGGCCCTGCTCAGCCATCTCGATTTGGTGCGCTTGTTTGAGCGTGCGCTTCGACGTGCTGAATTGCCGATCAGTTTCACCGGCGGCTTTCACCCCCTTCCCCGTCTTCAGCTCGCCTTGGCGTTGCCGCTTGGAGTGCAAGGGCAGGGGGAATGGATGGATTTGGAATTTATTGAACAGGTTGAGGCGCCCGATGTTTTGAAGCGTTGGCAACAGACCCTCCCCCCAGGGCTTTTGTTGATGGAGGCCTATGAAGTGCCCGTGTTTGGCCAGAGCCTCTCGCAACAACTGGAGGCAGCCCGATGGAGCTTTGAGCTGAAACCCCAAGCGGAAGACCCTGCGATTTCTTTTGAGCAGTGGAAGCAGGTGGTGGATGATTTGTTGTCGCGAGACACGCTTGTTTGGGACGACACCGATAAAAAAGGACGTCCTCGTCAGCGCGATTGCAGACCTGCTTTAGAGACGCTTGAGATCGTGGCTCCGGTTGATGAAGCGGTTGATGAAGCGGCGGAGAGCGGGGTAACGCTTGAGTGCTTCGCTCAGATCGATGATCAAGGCAGGAGCCTCAAGCCCGCTCAGCTACAGCACTGGTTGTCTGAAGCCTTGGAGCAGCCTTTACATCTTCACAATGTCCGTCGCCTCGAGCTACGGCTTGTGCGGTGCTAA
- a CDS encoding Rne/Rng family ribonuclease, translating to MPQQIVIAEQLRIAAVLTDECVDELIVAQGRYQIGDVYLGTVENVLPGIDAAFVNIGESEKNGFIHVTDLGPLRLRKGAAGITELLEPRQKVLVQVMKEPTGTKGPRLTGNLALPGRYLVLQPSGQGVNISRRIGSEGERNRLRALGVLVKPPGAGLLIRTEADGISEELLIDDLESLLRQWEAIQKSAETASPPVLLNRDEDFIHRILRDHTGLDLERVVVESPAAVERVRSFLGEEGSHVVLEAHPEPSELLEHYKVNGAIRDALKPRVDLPSGGYVIIEPTEALTVIDVNSGSFTRSANARETVLWTNCEAAIEIARQLRLRNIGGVIIVDFIDMDSRRDQLQLLEHFTSAIRDDAARPQIAQLTELGLVELTRKRQGQNIYELFGRACPSCGGLGHVAVLPGKDLMQPLATATGLVRSAASARAEVPQSGEASNARRRRGGRGKVVAASGPVDSSDASLDEVETASASTSVSTSAAIEPASVSRRQDPELVAVSMDEDEEQVYGWLGLNPALLLDTQPELDNLMVRVVRPGEDAEQVLEQARQQMSANAGRRRRRGPRGNGRSAGTGSGRPAAAAGGDDSAPTTIVTPLEPDDHSQPLLVEITPLLETPLPVMSPEPEAVSVSEPVSVSISEPVASSEPEVSTEPADTSESRPGRRRRRASASTSDND from the coding sequence ATGCCCCAACAAATTGTTATTGCTGAGCAACTGCGTATTGCCGCAGTGCTCACAGATGAGTGCGTCGATGAATTAATCGTTGCCCAAGGGCGTTACCAGATAGGTGATGTCTATCTGGGCACTGTTGAAAATGTTCTCCCGGGGATTGATGCTGCTTTCGTCAACATTGGTGAAAGTGAAAAAAATGGCTTCATTCATGTCACTGACTTAGGTCCTTTGCGCCTTAGAAAAGGTGCCGCCGGAATTACAGAACTACTGGAGCCACGCCAAAAAGTGCTGGTTCAGGTGATGAAGGAGCCCACGGGGACGAAAGGTCCTCGGTTGACAGGCAATCTGGCGCTACCAGGTCGTTACCTCGTGCTTCAACCCAGCGGTCAGGGGGTCAATATCTCCAGGCGCATTGGTTCGGAAGGAGAGCGGAATCGGTTGCGTGCTCTTGGTGTGTTGGTCAAGCCCCCAGGTGCGGGCTTGCTGATTCGTACGGAAGCCGATGGAATCAGCGAGGAATTGCTGATTGACGATCTCGAATCGCTTTTACGTCAATGGGAGGCGATCCAAAAATCTGCTGAGACGGCCTCCCCCCCGGTGCTTCTCAATCGCGATGAGGATTTTATTCATCGCATTCTTCGCGATCACACCGGCTTGGATTTGGAGCGTGTGGTGGTGGAGTCTCCTGCTGCGGTGGAGCGGGTGCGTTCCTTCCTCGGAGAGGAAGGAAGTCATGTTGTGCTGGAGGCCCATCCTGAGCCTTCTGAGCTGCTCGAGCATTACAAGGTCAATGGGGCCATTCGTGATGCCCTAAAGCCGAGGGTTGATCTCCCCTCCGGTGGCTACGTGATCATCGAGCCCACCGAGGCGCTCACGGTGATTGATGTCAACTCTGGTTCGTTCACCCGCTCGGCGAATGCCAGGGAAACGGTGCTCTGGACCAACTGTGAGGCAGCCATTGAGATTGCCCGGCAGTTGCGTTTGCGCAACATCGGCGGGGTGATCATCGTCGACTTCATCGACATGGATTCCCGTCGTGATCAGTTGCAGTTGCTGGAGCATTTCACCAGTGCGATTCGTGATGATGCAGCTCGCCCTCAAATTGCCCAGCTCACGGAACTGGGTCTTGTGGAGCTGACGCGTAAGCGTCAGGGCCAAAATATTTATGAGCTGTTCGGGCGAGCCTGCCCCAGTTGCGGGGGGCTGGGACACGTTGCAGTGCTTCCTGGAAAGGATCTGATGCAGCCCCTCGCTACGGCCACGGGGCTGGTGCGTTCTGCAGCGTCGGCTCGGGCTGAAGTTCCTCAGTCTGGAGAGGCCTCGAATGCCCGTCGTCGTCGCGGCGGCCGAGGGAAGGTTGTGGCGGCTTCTGGTCCTGTCGACAGCAGCGATGCGTCTTTGGATGAGGTGGAGACTGCTAGCGCGTCTACGTCCGTGTCGACGTCTGCTGCCATTGAACCTGCAAGCGTGAGCCGACGTCAGGATCCTGAGCTGGTCGCGGTTTCTATGGATGAAGACGAAGAGCAGGTTTATGGATGGCTTGGTCTCAATCCAGCCTTGCTTCTCGATACTCAGCCGGAGCTCGACAACCTGATGGTGCGCGTTGTTCGTCCCGGCGAAGACGCAGAGCAGGTGCTTGAGCAGGCTCGACAGCAAATGTCGGCTAACGCAGGTCGCCGCCGTCGCCGTGGGCCGAGGGGAAATGGCCGTAGCGCGGGTACTGGTTCGGGCCGCCCTGCTGCAGCAGCTGGCGGAGACGATTCAGCACCCACGACCATCGTCACTCCCCTAGAGCCAGACGACCATTCACAGCCGTTGCTTGTGGAGATCACGCCTTTGCTTGAGACCCCACTCCCGGTGATGTCTCCTGAGCCTGAAGCGGTTTCAGTGTCTGAGCCCGTCTCCGTATCCATCTCTGAGCCAGTCGCTAGTTCTGAGCCAGAGGTCAGTACTGAGCCTGCAGACACCTCTGAATCAAGGCCCGGTCGCCGACGCCGTCGCGCATCAGCATCAACGTCGGATAACGACTAA